A window from Urocitellus parryii isolate mUroPar1 chromosome 1, mUroPar1.hap1, whole genome shotgun sequence encodes these proteins:
- the Grpel2 gene encoding grpE protein homolog 2, mitochondrial yields MAAWSLWAVQRRVQRLLASRSRIWLHPFSTATQRTAGEDCSSEDPPDELGPSLAERALKLKAVKLEKEVQDLTLRYQRAVADCENIRKRTQRCVEDAKIFGIQSFCKDLVEVADILEKTTECISEETEPGDQKLTLEKVFRGLSLLEAKLKSVFAKHGLEKMAPIGDKYDPHEHELICHVPAGVGVQPGTVALVRQDGYKLHGRTIRLAQVEVAVESQRRL; encoded by the exons ATGGCTGCTTGGTCTCTGTGGGCGGTCCAGCGGCGGGTGCAGCGCCTCCTGGCCTCGCGTAGCAG GATATGGCTTCACCCATTCAGCACTGCCACTCAGAGAACTGCAGGTGAAGACTGCAGTTCTGAGGACCCTCCTGATGAGCTTGGGCCCTCTCTTGCTGAACGAGCCTTAAAGCTAAAAGCTGTTAAACTGGAAAAGGAAGTTCAGGATTTAACA CTGAGATACCAGAGAGCTGTAGCTGATTGtgaaaacataaggaaaagaACCCAGAGATGTGTGGAAGACGCCAAGATATTTG GAATCCAGAGTTTCTGTAAGGACTTGGTGGAGGTAGCAGACATTTTGGAGAAGACTACTGAGTGCATTTCTGAAGAAACAGAACCTGGGGACCAGAAGCTCACTCTGGAGAAAGTTTTCCGAGGGTTGTCACTTTTAGAAGCAAAGCTGAAAAGTGTATTTGCCAAGCATGGCCTGGAGAAGATGGCTCCTATCGGTGATAAATACGACCCTCATGAGCATGAACTCATCTGTCATGTGCCAGCTGGTGTTGGAGTACAACCTGGCACAGTGGCGTTAGTAAGGCAAGATGGCTACAAACTTCATGGCCGTACCATTAGACTTGCTCAAGTGGAAGTGGCAGTGGAATCTCAGAGAAGATTATGA